One genomic window of Sphingopyxis sp. OPL5 includes the following:
- the purN gene encoding phosphoribosylglycinamide formyltransferase, giving the protein MKARVAVLISGAGTNMAALLYAAKAADCPYELVLVASNDPDAPGLAIAEAEGLATWSLSHKGLDRDAFDALVDAQLRAAKADFVALAGYMRILSDDFVGRWAGRMVNIHPSLLPLYKGLNTHRQAIDAGDRFGGCSVHIVTPGVDDGPVLAQTAVAIVAGDTVDSLSARVRIAEHQLYPPTLAAFVSRERNPDYLLGRVRDLAMALPEADEVSSHGMPCFGIVKGKKFAYFTQDHHGDGKTALLVKISGADEQAALIEMDEARYYRPAYFGDGWVGIRLDLGDTDWDAIGEWLRKSWLAVAPKKLAGLMGVADEF; this is encoded by the coding sequence ATGAAAGCCAGAGTCGCCGTCCTGATCTCGGGCGCCGGGACCAATATGGCGGCGCTGCTCTATGCGGCGAAAGCCGCCGACTGTCCCTATGAGCTGGTGCTGGTCGCCAGCAACGACCCCGATGCACCGGGGCTGGCGATCGCCGAAGCCGAGGGCCTCGCGACCTGGAGCCTTTCGCACAAAGGACTCGATCGCGATGCGTTCGACGCGCTGGTCGACGCGCAATTGCGCGCGGCGAAAGCCGACTTCGTCGCGCTGGCCGGCTATATGCGAATCCTGAGCGACGATTTCGTCGGCCGCTGGGCGGGCCGGATGGTCAATATCCACCCGAGCCTGCTGCCGCTCTACAAGGGGCTGAACACCCACCGTCAGGCGATCGACGCCGGCGACCGGTTCGGCGGGTGCAGCGTCCATATCGTGACCCCGGGGGTCGACGACGGGCCGGTGCTGGCGCAGACCGCGGTGGCGATCGTCGCGGGCGACACCGTCGACAGCCTGAGCGCGCGGGTGCGGATCGCCGAGCATCAGCTTTATCCGCCGACGCTGGCTGCGTTTGTGAGCCGCGAGCGCAACCCCGACTATCTGCTCGGCCGGGTGCGCGACCTGGCGATGGCATTGCCCGAGGCCGACGAGGTCAGCTCGCACGGCATGCCGTGTTTCGGCATCGTGAAGGGCAAGAAATTCGCCTATTTTACGCAGGATCATCATGGCGACGGCAAGACCGCATTGCTGGTGAAGATCAGCGGCGCCGACGAGCAGGCGGCGTTGATCGAGATGGATGAAGCGCGCTATTATCGCCCCGCCTATTTCGGCGACGGCTGGGTTGGTATCCGCCTCGACCTCGGCGATACCGACTGGGACGCGATCGGCGAATGGCTGCGCAAGAGCTGGCTCGCCGTGGCGCCGAAGAAGCTGGCCGGCCTGATGGGCGTGGCGGACGAGTTCTGA
- the ndk gene encoding nucleoside-diphosphate kinase: MAVTRTFSIIKPDATRRNLTGAVTKMLEDAGLRVVASKRIHMSRDQAEGFYAVHKERPFFGELVDFMISGPVVVQVLEGENAMQANRDIMGATNPKDAAPGTIRKELAESIEANSVHGSDSDENAAIEIAYFFKPEEIVG, encoded by the coding sequence ATGGCGGTCACCCGCACCTTTTCGATCATCAAGCCCGACGCTACCCGCCGCAACCTGACCGGCGCGGTCACCAAGATGCTGGAAGACGCCGGCCTGCGCGTCGTCGCGTCGAAGCGCATCCACATGAGCCGCGACCAGGCCGAAGGCTTCTATGCCGTTCACAAGGAACGCCCCTTCTTCGGCGAACTCGTCGATTTCATGATCAGCGGCCCCGTCGTCGTCCAGGTCCTCGAAGGCGAAAACGCCATGCAGGCCAACCGCGACATCATGGGCGCCACCAACCCCAAGGACGCCGCCCCCGGCACGATCCGCAAGGAACTCGCCGAGAGCATCGAAGCGAACAGCGTCCACGGCAGCGACAGCGATGAAAATGCGGCGATCGAAATCGCCTATTTCTTCAAGCCCGAAGAAATCGTCGGCTGA
- a CDS encoding DNA polymerase III subunit chi has translation MPRVDFYRLTRDPVERVLPALASRILGNGDRLLVVAGPAMQRQAIDEALWTLQPASFLPHGAAGSPDEAIEPILIAGTLAAPPPNGATHLALADGEWREEALGFARVFLLFDNSRIDDARALWRGLAARDDVDNRFWKQDENGRWSEGP, from the coding sequence ATGCCCCGCGTCGACTTTTACCGGCTGACCCGCGACCCCGTCGAACGGGTGCTCCCCGCGCTCGCGTCGCGCATATTGGGCAACGGTGACCGCCTGCTGGTCGTCGCGGGCCCCGCGATGCAGCGCCAGGCGATCGACGAGGCTTTGTGGACGCTCCAGCCCGCGAGCTTCCTGCCGCACGGTGCCGCCGGTTCGCCCGACGAGGCGATCGAGCCGATCCTGATCGCGGGCACGCTCGCCGCACCACCCCCCAATGGCGCGACGCATCTCGCGCTCGCCGATGGCGAATGGCGCGAGGAGGCGCTCGGTTTCGCGCGCGTCTTCCTGCTCTTCGACAACAGCCGCATCGACGACGCCCGCGCGCTGTGGCGCGGCCTCGCCGCGCGCGACGATGTCGACAACCGCTTCTGGAAACAGGACGAAAATGGCCGCTGGTCGGAGGGGCCGTGA